A genomic region of Megalobrama amblycephala isolate DHTTF-2021 linkage group LG6, ASM1881202v1, whole genome shotgun sequence contains the following coding sequences:
- the mpc2b gene encoding mitochondrial pyruvate carrier 2b, producing the protein MAMVGLRASYHRILDRIEHMLPAKLRPVYNHPAGPKTVFFWAPMFKWGLVMAGLADMARPAEKLSTSQSFVLTATGLIWSRYSLVIIPKNWNLFAVNFFVGGAGGSQLYRIWKYNREQKAKEKEAQA; encoded by the exons ATGGCTATGGTGGGGCTGAGAGCTTCTTACCACAGAATCCTCGACAGGATCGAGCATATGCTGCCGGCTAAACTGAGACCTGTTTATAACCACCCTGCAG GTCCAAAGACTGTGTTTTTCTGGGCTCCAATGTTTAAATGG GGTCTGGTCATGGCTGGCTTAGCAGACATGGCACGTCCAGCAGAGAAACTCAGTACCTCCCAATCTTTTGTGCTGACAGCCACAG GTCTTATTTGGTCCAGGTATTCTCTGGTTATTATCCCGAAGAATTGGAATCTATTTGCTGTAAACTTCTTTGTAGGAGGTGCAGGAGGATCACAGCTCTACAGAATATGGAA GTATAACAGGGAACAGAAGGCAAAGGAAAAAGAAGCACAGGCTTGA
- the nxpe3 gene encoding NXPE family member 3, protein MTHCSVGWKDDTEETMEKYLPRYVPFFTLLALSGFLFLLWSITSLESWNCQTVSTFYQLQNSIQSVLKTSEFFLPVEFNYSFCAHLGQEPSGEEAREESYLLKSIAWPEPSILGLPLRQSSDPAQSYYSIQDPGELQVGGQLVVKVQMHNFLGQPKKHGGDFLVARLHTPELAAGVAGQVRDHGNGNYTVFFPLLWAGVVQVELIMIHSSEAVMVLRRLREEQSDRVFFKSLFRSGYLSETTLCNLCLPVKQQPLCNYTDPQTGEPWFCYKPKMLDCDTRINHSKGGYKKHLLTVYESQFFQSGVNIKIPIHPAGVENVTVIPASKVRTKGMHLKFTPSGYYYQGSWRPSSGVVMRQFNASSVITQCLRGKMVYMYGDSTVRQWYEYLIAHVPELKEFNFHSPKNVGPYMAVDSNHNILLRYRCHGPPIRFTSVSSAEMHYISNELDGLRGGSDTVVMISIWSHFSTFPVQVYIRRLRHIRRAVIRLLNREPATLILIRTANLQKLDPESSLFNSDWFSQQLDAVLRAMFKGLNVQLVDAWEMTLAHHHPHQLHPPPDIISNMVNLILSYICPVRRKRRRG, encoded by the exons ATGACCCACTGTAGTGTTGGATGGAAGGATGACACAGAGGAAACCATGGAGAAATACCTTCCCAGATATGTCCCTTTCTTTACTCTGCTGGCACTGTCAGGATTCCTATTCCTGCTTTGGAGTATCACCTCGTTGGAA AGCTGGAACTGTCAGACAGTATCTACTTTTTATCAGCTTCAAAACAGCATCCAGTCAGTCTTGAAGACTTCTGAATTTTTTCTGCCTGTGGAGTTCAACTACTCATTCTGCGCCCACCTGGGCCAGGAGCCCTCCGGAGAGGAAGCCAGGGAGGAGAGCTATCTTCTCAAATCCATCGCCTGGCCAGAGCCATCGATCCTAGGACTGCCGTTGCGTCAAAGTAGCGATCCTGCACAGAGCTATTACAGTATCCAAGACCCTGGAGAGCTGCAGGTTGGTGGGCAGCTGGTAGTGAAAGTACAGATGCACAACTTTTTGGGCCAGCCCAAAAAACACGGAGGAGACTTCCTAGTAGCGCGACTTCACACACCAGAGCTGGCGGCAGGCGTGGCTGGGCAGGTACGCGACCACGGCAATGGAAACTACACTGTATTTTTCCCGCTGCTATGGGCAGGTGTTGTGCAGGTGGAGCTGATCATGATTCACTCCAGCGAGGCCGTGATGGTCCTCAGGCGACTGAGAGAGGAGCAATCAGACCGGGTGTTCTTCAAGAGCCTCTTCCGCTCAGGGTACCTCTCTGAGACCACTTTGTGTAATTTGTGCCTGCCGGTCAAACAACAGCCGCTTTGCAACTACACAGACCCACAGACCGGAGAACCCTGGTTCTGTTATAAGCCCAAGATGTTGGACTGTGATACACGGATCAACCACTCAAAAGGGGGGTATAAGAAACACCTTCTCACTGTTTATGAGTCACAGTTCTTCCAAAG TGGAGTAAATATCAAAATCCCAATACATCCTGCAGGGGTGGAAAATGTGACTGTTATACCTGCTTCTAAAG TACGAACCAAAGGGATGCACCTTAAATTCACTCCTTCCGGGTACTACTACCAGGGATCATGGAGGCCGTCGAGCGGTGTCGTTATGCGTCAGTTTAATGCCTCTTCAGTCATAACCCAGTGTCTTAGAGGGAAAATGGTGTACATGTATGGAGACTCCACTGTGCGACAGTGGTACGAGTATCTCATTGCCCATGTTCCAG AATTGAAAGAATTCAACTTTCATAGCCCGAAGAATGTTGGCCCATACATGGCTGTCGACAGCAACCACAACATACTGTTGAGATACCGCTGCCACGGTCCGCCGATCCGCTTCACGTCCGTGTCCTCGGCTGAGATGCACTATATCTCAAATGAGCTAGACGGCTTAAGAGGGGGCTCGGACACGGTGGTCATGATTAGTATCTGGTCACATTTCAGCACTTTCCCAGTACAGGTGTACATACGGCGCCTGCGCCACATTCGCAGGGCGGTGATCCGACTGCTGAACCGAGAACCAGCTACTTTGATCCTGATCCGCACAGCCAATCTCCAGAAACTGGACCCGGAGTCCAGCTTGTTCAACAGCGATTGGTTCTCTCAACAGCTTGACGCAGTGCTCCGAGCCATGTTTAAAGGTCTGAACGTCCAGTTGGTGGACGCTTGGGAGATGACACTGGCCCACCACCACCCTCATCAGCTACACCCTCCACCTGACATTATATCAAACATGGTTAACTTGATCCTTTCCTACATCTGCCCAGTAAGGAGAAAGAGAAGGCGGGGCTAA